A window of Cryptomeria japonica chromosome 3, Sugi_1.0, whole genome shotgun sequence contains these coding sequences:
- the LOC131047860 gene encoding uncharacterized protein LOC131047860 — protein MAATTMMRSGSVAQIRRPVESKCFSKGVCKNGSVKMSSGSDFFGSVVKFGQSSRLQCQSARPLQPIRATATEVPPKVQQYSGKEKTKIAINGFGRIGRLVLRVALGRADIEVVAVNDPFIDVKYMAYMFKYDSTHGIYKGSINVVDDKTLEIDGHKITVTSKRDPAEIPWGDFGAEYVVESSGVFTTTEKASAHLKGGAKKVVISAPSADAPMFVVGVNEETYKSEMAIVSNASCTTNCLAPLAKVVHEKFGIVEGLMTTVHATTATQKTVDGPSMKDWRGGRGAGQNIIPSSTGAAKAVGKVLPALNGKLTGMAFRVPTPNVSVVDLTCRLEKPASYDDVKAALKSASEGSLKGILGYTEDDVVSNDFVGDERSSIFDSKASIALSPQFVKLVSWYDNEWGYSNRVVDLISHMAFVGSRK, from the exons ATGGCGGCCACAACTATGATGCGATCGGGATCAGTTGCTCAAATTCGTCGTCCAGTTGAATCTAAATGTTTTTCAAAG GGAGTTTGCAAAAATGGAAGCGTTAAAATGTCCAGTGGAAGCGACTTCTTTGGATCTGTAGTGAAGTTTGGCCAGAGTTCACGCTTACA ATGCCAGAGTGCTAGACCACTGCAACCAATTAGAGCTACTGCCACAGAAGTGCCTCCCAAGGTTCAAC AATACTCTGGAAAGGAGAAGACTAAGATTGCAATCAATG GATTCGGTCGCATTGGAAGATTGGTTTTGCGTGTTGCATTGGGAAGGGCTGATATTGAAGTAGTTGCAGTGAATGACCCcttcattgatgtcaaatatatG GCTTACATGTTCAAGTATGATTCAACACATGGTATATACAAGGGGAGCATTAATGTTGTGGATGATAAGACACTTGAAATTGATGGCCACAAAATTACAGTTACTTCCAAGAG GGACCCTGCAGAGATTCCATGGGGTGATTTtggagctgagtatgttgtagaGTCATCTGGTGTATTTACTACAACTGAAAAGGCATCAGCTCATCTTAAG GGTGGTGCTAAAAAGGTTGTGATTTCTGCACCGTCAGCAGATGCTCCTATGTTTGTTGTTGGAGTAAATGAAGAGACCTATAAGTCCGAAATGGCTATTGTCTctaatgcaagttgcacaactaacTGTCTTGCTCCCCTTGCAAAG GTTGTGCATGAAAAGTTTGGAATTGTTGAGGGTCTTATGACAACTGTTCATGCAACAACAG CTACACAGAAGACAGTGGATGGCCCCTCAATGAAGGATTGGCGTGGAGGTCGTGGTGCTGGACAAAATATCATTCCAAGCTCAACTGGTGCTGCAAAG GCAGTTGGAAAGGTTCTTCCGGCATTGAATGGGAAGCTAACTGGAATGGCTTTCCGTGTCCCAACACCGAACGTTTCTGTGGTGGATCTCACCTGTAGGCTAGAGAAACCAGCATCTTATGATGATGTGAAAGCAGCACTGAA GAGTGCATCTGAAGGATCTCTGAAAGGTATCCTTGGATATACTGAAGATGACGTGGTATCAAATGATTTTGTTGGAGATGAAAG GTCAAGTATCTTCGATTCTAAGGCTAGTATAGCATTGAGCCCTCAATTTGTGAAGTTGGTCTCATGGTACGACAATGAATGGGGATACAG CAACCGGGTTGTGGATTTGATTTCACACATGGCATTTGTCGGTTCCCGCAAATGA